Part of the Companilactobacillus zhachilii genome is shown below.
TTAAGTTCGGCTGTGTGATCACTCATCTTACCCTTAGCAGGTTTCTTAACAAGTTTGATAACACTGTAACCGTAGCTTGTCTTAACAGGTGTATCTGTGTAGTCGCCAACTTTGTTTAGCTTGTATGCAGCTGTCTTAAAGTCAGTGTCGATACTTGTACTGTCGTTATCAAAGGCAGCCATCTTACCACCCTTGTCCTTTGTAGCAGAGTCAGTTGAGTATTCCTTAGCTAACTTAGCAAAGTCTTCACCGTTTTGAAGTTTTGTAATAACTTCTTTAGCAGTATCTTCTTTACTTACAAGAATTTGTGCAACTTGGATCTTAGGTTGGTAACTCTTCCATTCCTTCTTAAGATCTTTGTTTGTAACGGTCTTGTTCTTCTTCAAAGCAACCTTTGTAAGAAGGTTAGTACGAATATTCTTCTTGAATTGGGCAGTTGTCATACCGTTTTGTTGAAGAATTGAGCTAAATGATGAACCATATTGACTCTTGTACTTGTTGTATTCACTATTAACTTGTTTTGTGGATACATCTTTACCATATTGGTCTTCCAAGGCCTTTGTGATAATCATAGTTTGAAGTGTTTGCTTACCAGATGAAGAACTCTTCATTTCTTTATAGTATTCATCTTGAGTAATTCTGCCACCTTTAAGAGTAGCAACAGTCTTGTTACCAGAACAACCAGCAACAACTGTTATCATAAATAGACCAGCAATAGCTAGGATCCATTTAGTTAAACGTTTATTCATCTTTACACATCCTTAATTAATATGTCTACAATTGAAAAGACTACCATAAAAAATCGTGAATAGTTTATCATTTTACGAAAAAATCACAAAAAATTCATATTTGGCACTATTGTTTCTTAAACTTGTCCAGATTTTCTTGCATATCTTGAATCGAGGCTTGTAATTCCTCAACATCTGGCTTGATACTAGTTGAATAATCATTAAGGTCTTTTTGAATACCAGATAATACTTCTGGAACAACGCTGGAATTTTTTTGTAGATCGGCTAATATATCTTTAAAATCTTTTATATTATGAAATAACTTGGTATCATTGATACTAGGTGTGACATCTTTTGATTGAAATAGTTGTAGGGCAGCCCCTGAAATGGTTCCAATCATGAATCCAGCAAAAAATTTCATTTTAATCCTCCAAGTTTTGTTTGATCTTGTCGGCACGTGCTTGCAATTCTTCATTACTTGCTAGACCGGTGTTGTCTCCCCAGTGCATTGAGAAATCATCGTCTTTTGAATAGCGGGGTACTAAGTGGATGTGTGAATGCATAACACTTTGATAAGCAATTTCACCGTTATTTTGGCAGATGTTCATGCCGATAATGTCGGGATTTGAAGCTTTGATGGCACGGGCAATCATCGGAACCTTTTTGAAGACACGTTCAGCCAAATCCTCGTCATAGGCGAAGATATCCTTAACGTGTTTCTTAGGAACAACAAGGGTATGACCAGGTGTGACTTGTGAAATATCGAAGAATGCCTTGATATCATCATCCTCGTAGATTGTTGTGCTAGGAATTTCATTGTTAATTATTTTGCAAAAGATGCAATCATCCATAGAAAAATCTCCTTTCAAAAAACAGCATTATATTTACTATAATGCTATCATAATAACATTATTAAAAACAGATATAGGTGGTTTAAACCATGACTTTAGAAGTAAAAGAACTGACCGGTGGATACGGTCAAGTATCAGTTTTGAAGAAAGAGACTTTCACCGTTGAAAGTGGACAAGTAGTCGGTCTAATTGGACTGAACGGGGCTGGTAAATCAACGACAATCAAGCACATTATTGGTTTACTGACACCTCGTGGCGGTCAAATCTTGATTGACGGTATTAGTTTGCACGATGATGTTGAGAAGTATCGTAAAAAGATTGCTTATGTTCCCGAAATGCCAATTCTTTATCCAGAGTTGACTTTAAAGGAACACATAGATTTAACAATCATGGCTTACGATTTGGATCACGATAAAACTTGGGCTAACGCTAATAAATTATTGAAGACTTTCCGACTCGATAATAAGTTAGACTGGTTCCCACAGAATTTTTCTAAAGGTATGAAGCAAAAGGTGATGATTGTCTGTGCCTTCATGACTGATGCAAGTTTATTCATTATTGATGAGCCGTTTACGGGACTTGATCCTTTAGCGGTAAATGATTTGCTGAATATTGTTGAAGCAAAGAAAAAGGCTGGTTGTTCAGTTTTGATGTCAACCCATGTTTTAGCTACTGTACAAAACCATGCCGATAAATTTGTTTTGATTAACCATGGTCAAGTTAGAGCAGATGGGACACTTGATCAATTGAAGTCTAAATTTAACATGGAAGCTGACTCAAATTTGGATGACATTTATATTAAGATGTCAAACGAGGACTTATAATGTTAAAACTTTGGAATGAACGACTAAGAAGACATCAACTTAGTCAATTTAAATATCTTAGATTGATTTTTAACGATAATTTTGTCTTAGCCTTTATTGTTTTAATTGGGGCGCTAGGCTTTTGGTATTCTAATTTGCTGGGAACGATTCATCATACCTTAGTTTTGGGTAAGCCAATTGTAATTATTTTATTGTTTTTGGCTGTACAAGTTGGTGGGATAGCCACGTTATTAGAAGAACCTGATAGCACGTTCTTACTAGTGAAGGAAAAAGATTTTTATAAATATTTTAAAGCAGCTAAGAATTACAGTAGTTTTGTCCCAGTTGTAACCTTGGCATTAGTTAACTTTTTATTGTCAGCCTTTGCTTCTCGGGGAGCTGGCTTAAAGGTTATTGATATTGTGGCGATTGCAGTTGGTTTAATCGTTTATAAATTAGCTTTTTTGAATGTAAACTTAATGGAACTTTATGACCGTGCTCATTTCGGTAGTATTAGTATGCGT
Proteins encoded:
- a CDS encoding peptidylprolyl isomerase PrsA, whose product is MNKRLTKWILAIAGLFMITVVAGCSGNKTVATLKGGRITQDEYYKEMKSSSSGKQTLQTMIITKALEDQYGKDVSTKQVNSEYNKYKSQYGSSFSSILQQNGMTTAQFKKNIRTNLLTKVALKKNKTVTNKDLKKEWKSYQPKIQVAQILVSKEDTAKEVITKLQNGEDFAKLAKEYSTDSATKDKGGKMAAFDNDSTSIDTDFKTAAYKLNKVGDYTDTPVKTSYGYSVIKLVKKPAKGKMSDHTAELKAKLYASWMQDSTVMQKVVSKVLKKADVSIKDSDLKDVLSGYVSSSSSSKK
- a CDS encoding HIT family protein, whose product is MDDCIFCKIINNEIPSTTIYEDDDIKAFFDISQVTPGHTLVVPKKHVKDIFAYDEDLAERVFKKVPMIARAIKASNPDIIGMNICQNNGEIAYQSVMHSHIHLVPRYSKDDDFSMHWGDNTGLASNEELQARADKIKQNLED
- a CDS encoding ABC transporter ATP-binding protein, translating into MTLEVKELTGGYGQVSVLKKETFTVESGQVVGLIGLNGAGKSTTIKHIIGLLTPRGGQILIDGISLHDDVEKYRKKIAYVPEMPILYPELTLKEHIDLTIMAYDLDHDKTWANANKLLKTFRLDNKLDWFPQNFSKGMKQKVMIVCAFMTDASLFIIDEPFTGLDPLAVNDLLNIVEAKKKAGCSVLMSTHVLATVQNHADKFVLINHGQVRADGTLDQLKSKFNMEADSNLDDIYIKMSNEDL